One region of Candidatus Bathyarchaeota archaeon genomic DNA includes:
- a CDS encoding ATP-binding cassette domain-containing protein → MDNGNIIEVKNLTKTFGKFTAVDDISFQVKKGEIFGLLGPNGAGKSTTLRMLSTLSRPTKGTATIGGYDTVKDDMKVRQLIGIVSEKMIIYNRLTAKENLYFFGNLFNIPKDTLNKRIDELLELVQLTKFKDAQVGTFSTGMRQRMNVIRALLNMPQVLYLDEPTLGLDPQSSVEIRDFIKKLNQENGTTVVLTTHMMVDADLLCDRIAIVDHGKIIALDTSTNLKKIISGADTMIIKLEVANLSPDMIEAIKAIDCVDAVNQETSMALHIIVHGEDAFDKIVDVVRKRSGKITSMSNLQPSLEDVFLHITGHEVRDNADQKIPMEHGPKEFRPQRRVR, encoded by the coding sequence ATGGACAACGGCAACATAATTGAAGTAAAAAACCTAACCAAAACCTTCGGCAAATTCACCGCTGTCGACGACATCTCCTTCCAAGTCAAAAAAGGCGAAATCTTCGGACTTTTAGGCCCCAACGGCGCAGGCAAAAGCACCACCCTACGCATGCTCTCCACCCTTTCCCGCCCCACCAAAGGCACCGCAACCATCGGCGGCTACGACACCGTCAAAGACGACATGAAAGTCCGCCAACTCATCGGCATAGTCAGCGAAAAAATGATCATATACAACCGCTTAACCGCCAAAGAAAACCTCTACTTCTTCGGCAACCTCTTCAACATCCCCAAAGACACCCTCAACAAACGCATCGACGAATTACTCGAACTAGTCCAATTAACCAAATTCAAAGATGCCCAAGTAGGCACATTCTCCACGGGCATGCGCCAAAGAATGAACGTCATCCGCGCATTACTCAACATGCCCCAAGTGCTCTATCTCGACGAACCCACCTTGGGCTTAGACCCCCAATCCTCGGTTGAAATCCGAGACTTCATCAAGAAACTCAACCAAGAAAACGGAACCACCGTGGTGTTGACCACTCACATGATGGTTGACGCGGATTTGCTCTGTGACCGCATCGCCATTGTGGATCACGGCAAAATCATCGCGCTTGACACTTCCACGAACCTCAAAAAGATAATTTCAGGCGCCGACACCATGATTATCAAGCTAGAAGTAGCCAACTTAAGCCCTGATATGATTGAAGCCATCAAAGCCATAGACTGCGTAGATGCGGTTAACCAAGAAACTTCCATGGCGCTTCACATAATTGTACATGGGGAAGACGCATTCGACAAAATCGTTGATGTCGTGCGCAAACGCAGTGGCAAAATAACTTCTATGTCGAATCTGCAGCCCTCCCTAGAAGACGTTTTTCTCCACATTACGGGGCACGAGGTTAGGGATAACGCTGACCAAAAAATTCCCATGGAACATGGACCTAAAGAATTTAGACCCCAAAGGAGAGTAAGGTGA
- a CDS encoding ABC transporter permease translates to MTAKTILKHSFRIAWKDLLELFRNRLGLVLLVVMPLFMMVMVGFIYPTGGASISNMPIAMVNEDAGFNGSTLPSQTFFATLQGINDQTGMMTLTNASSLDELRDLVQRGELSGGIVLPSNFSECILTGQQGTVIIITDQSNPQISATIQGVLSSVFENMGTVMSQQAIQALNPALNATTALAIAKPLNVQSVGVVPGNPSYFDFIAPGIMAMTVMMSVMTGLPVAISQEKEIGTMDGMMVAPVNRLSILLGKTMAQTARGLIQGCIILALAIGIFGVTIQGSILLVFALLLLGVFSFVGLGIVITSFTKDQETAQMLMMTLMFPMMFLSGVFFPIQQMPWYMQDISKFLPLTYASDALRKVMVLGAGVPQISNELIILIAFGVVMIAIALPVFRRMMTR, encoded by the coding sequence ATGACAGCGAAAACAATCCTAAAACACAGTTTCCGAATCGCATGGAAAGATCTGCTTGAACTCTTCCGCAACCGCCTAGGCCTTGTCCTCTTAGTTGTAATGCCTCTGTTCATGATGGTGATGGTTGGCTTCATTTACCCCACTGGCGGCGCAAGCATAAGCAACATGCCCATCGCCATGGTAAACGAGGACGCAGGCTTTAACGGCTCAACTTTACCCAGCCAAACCTTCTTTGCCACGCTACAAGGCATCAATGACCAAACCGGCATGATGACGTTAACTAACGCGTCAAGTTTAGATGAACTTAGGGATCTGGTGCAGCGGGGTGAGCTTAGCGGAGGCATAGTGTTGCCCAGTAACTTTAGCGAATGCATCCTCACAGGGCAGCAAGGCACCGTTATTATAATTACTGACCAGTCGAACCCGCAGATATCAGCCACCATACAAGGCGTCTTATCGAGCGTGTTTGAAAATATGGGGACGGTCATGTCGCAACAAGCTATCCAAGCCCTTAACCCCGCCCTCAACGCAACCACTGCGCTTGCCATAGCTAAACCCCTCAATGTGCAAAGCGTAGGCGTGGTTCCAGGCAACCCCAGCTATTTTGATTTCATTGCGCCTGGCATTATGGCGATGACTGTTATGATGAGTGTTATGACTGGGTTGCCTGTTGCGATTAGTCAAGAAAAAGAAATCGGCACCATGGACGGCATGATGGTTGCACCCGTAAACCGCCTCTCCATACTGCTGGGTAAAACAATGGCGCAGACCGCCCGCGGCTTAATCCAAGGCTGCATCATCTTGGCGTTAGCCATCGGCATCTTTGGAGTCACCATACAGGGCAGCATACTCTTAGTATTTGCTCTGTTGCTGTTGGGCGTGTTTAGCTTCGTTGGTTTAGGCATAGTCATCACGTCATTCACCAAAGATCAGGAAACCGCGCAGATGCTCATGATGACGCTGATGTTTCCGATGATGTTCCTGTCCGGGGTATTCTTCCCGATACAGCAGATGCCTTGGTACATGCAAGATATCAGCAAGTTTCTGCCGCTAACCTATGCTTCTGATGCGTTGCGAAAAGTTATGGTGCTCGGCGCTGGTGTACCGCAGATAAGTAACGAGCTTATAATCCTGATAGCTTTCGGTGTGGTCATGATAGCTATTGCACTACCGGTGTTTAGAAGGATGATGACCCGATAG
- a CDS encoding ATP-binding protein: MKLRSKTVLTVLFLSLMMFVSLEVITTFILQPSFSVLEDQECREQFNQANGIINYRTTDLIAKAKDYAFWNDTCLYVEGEYSGYPEDNFMESTFENLGVNLIAIADKNPDLLYCQSFDLYHFQKIDASDVTKQALTEYPTLWQFPNTLEATSGLMVIDNKTMLIAIAPVVTSEGLGPAKGGVLFGKYLDDQEITTLANLIEVNFCVTTLSDFQNNPSNNQLLTSLLSSSQPYIQEYKNPETILSYSLINDVNADPAFVLTIAQTREAYQQSILVGNVFLVAAVVFSICFGSLILIMLEREIVQPMTKLAAYVEKISLNTNYPPPPCLVHAVEEVTVLTNAVRNTMKRKFEGMNEVSTMVAHDLRNPLSGIKNAVYVLKKKYANTLGDDGQAMLNTIEDCISYSDKIVQDLFDYSSEIRPVKVPASPKKLVDVALSKFVLPLNIVVINETQDEQTLLVDHLKIERVFTNLINNALDAMHEGGTLTITSSHVKDYIQIDFADTGAGMPSEVLEKLWTPFFTTKAKGMGIGLAICKRIVDAHGGKIEVQSVEGEGTIFSVFLPSSK, from the coding sequence ATGAAACTACGTAGCAAAACGGTACTCACAGTTCTGTTTCTTTCCCTTATGATGTTTGTATCCCTTGAAGTCATCACAACATTCATACTTCAACCCAGCTTTAGCGTCCTTGAAGACCAAGAATGCCGAGAACAATTCAACCAAGCAAACGGCATAATAAACTACCGCACCACAGACCTAATCGCCAAAGCAAAAGACTACGCCTTCTGGAATGACACTTGCCTCTACGTGGAGGGCGAATACAGCGGTTACCCAGAGGACAACTTTATGGAGTCTACTTTTGAAAACTTAGGTGTCAACCTTATAGCCATCGCTGACAAGAACCCTGACCTACTCTATTGCCAATCTTTTGACCTCTATCACTTCCAAAAAATAGACGCCTCCGACGTGACCAAACAGGCCCTCACTGAATACCCCACCCTTTGGCAGTTTCCAAATACTCTTGAGGCAACTTCAGGGTTAATGGTTATCGACAACAAAACAATGCTAATCGCAATTGCCCCAGTTGTAACCAGTGAAGGGCTGGGTCCAGCAAAGGGCGGTGTGCTCTTTGGTAAATACCTCGATGACCAAGAAATCACTACACTTGCCAACTTGATTGAAGTTAATTTTTGTGTAACCACACTTTCTGATTTCCAAAATAACCCAAGCAACAACCAACTTCTCACTTCTCTTTTATCGAGCAGTCAACCCTACATCCAAGAATATAAAAACCCAGAAACAATCTTATCCTACTCTCTAATCAACGACGTCAACGCTGACCCCGCCTTCGTTTTAACCATTGCACAAACCCGAGAAGCCTATCAGCAAAGTATACTTGTCGGGAACGTCTTTTTGGTGGCGGCGGTTGTCTTTTCGATTTGTTTTGGGTCGTTAATTCTGATTATGCTTGAACGCGAAATCGTGCAGCCCATGACCAAATTGGCGGCATACGTCGAAAAAATCTCGCTAAACACAAATTATCCTCCGCCGCCCTGTCTGGTTCACGCAGTCGAAGAAGTCACAGTCCTGACCAACGCGGTTAGAAATACGATGAAACGGAAATTTGAAGGCATGAATGAGGTTTCCACCATGGTTGCACATGACCTCCGCAATCCCCTCTCAGGCATCAAAAACGCTGTTTACGTCCTCAAAAAGAAGTATGCCAACACGTTGGGTGATGATGGGCAAGCAATGCTTAACACAATTGAGGATTGCATTAGCTACTCTGACAAAATCGTGCAGGACCTCTTTGATTATTCCTCTGAAATTCGCCCAGTAAAAGTACCTGCCAGCCCCAAAAAACTAGTCGATGTAGCGCTCTCAAAGTTTGTTTTACCCCTAAACATTGTGGTCATTAATGAAACCCAAGACGAACAAACCCTCCTAGTAGACCACCTCAAAATCGAGCGCGTCTTCACAAACCTCATAAACAATGCCCTAGACGCAATGCACGAAGGAGGAACCCTTACAATAACCAGTTCCCATGTGAAAGACTACATCCAGATTGATTTTGCGGACACTGGAGCCGGTATGCCCTCTGAGGTGCTTGAGAAGTTATGGACGCCGTTTTTTACCACCAAAGCCAAGGGTATGGGTATTGGTTTAGCGATTTGTAAGCGTATTGTAGATGCTCACGGTGGAAAAATTGAGGTTCAAAGCGTTGAGGGCGAAGGAACCATTTTTTCAGTGTTTTTGCCCTCCTCGAAATAG
- a CDS encoding SIS domain-containing protein has translation MEGAVAIKSKISSIGYVNRIQENIMNIKRKELANLYEELKAADCVICGGSGRSLYSLNAALSQIALAQAGGRNKVVLTPDDPGFPGKDMYEAAANLERRYKKTLLLMNSGSGYSDDPLVMAQDLAKYIEEKKSNNFSMGLLTSSYESPLADITAKYGRVVQLKGRGKLKPSFEYNETGMMGDIFELGTLELLNGMIEGIFRNLEVDDIFTLCEEEFKILGDMIDSHVNSDTYTQLVDLLEKRTDLFLGGKGTANEIAKMTGVRLFHIKSFLGDNVYITRGVNTPHPRAGDLEILLSYSGETRPVILWADVIKKFAGTVFAITANKNSALAKKADLKIILPEEPKPNFPRRFYTRAAYVLSPIPVKLAERLAERGLNLPEYIISWYHSVTQ, from the coding sequence TTGGAAGGTGCCGTAGCCATAAAAAGTAAAATTAGCAGCATTGGATACGTTAACCGAATCCAAGAAAACATCATGAACATTAAACGCAAAGAACTCGCCAACCTCTATGAGGAACTCAAGGCTGCGGACTGCGTCATCTGTGGAGGCTCAGGTCGTTCATTGTATTCTCTTAATGCTGCCCTAAGCCAAATTGCTCTGGCGCAGGCGGGTGGGCGTAACAAAGTTGTCTTAACACCCGATGACCCTGGTTTTCCTGGTAAAGACATGTATGAAGCTGCCGCGAACCTCGAACGCCGCTACAAAAAAACCTTGCTTCTCATGAATAGTGGTAGCGGATATAGCGACGACCCCCTTGTCATGGCCCAGGACCTTGCTAAATATATTGAAGAAAAGAAAAGCAACAATTTCTCCATGGGGCTATTAACTTCCTCTTATGAATCGCCCCTTGCGGACATCACTGCCAAATATGGTCGAGTTGTGCAGCTTAAAGGCCGCGGCAAACTCAAACCGAGCTTTGAATATAACGAAACTGGCATGATGGGTGACATCTTTGAGCTTGGTACGCTGGAGCTCCTAAACGGCATGATAGAAGGGATATTTCGCAACCTTGAAGTCGATGATATCTTTACGCTTTGTGAAGAAGAATTCAAAATATTGGGTGACATGATTGACTCCCACGTTAACTCCGATACTTACACCCAACTCGTCGACTTACTTGAGAAACGCACAGACCTCTTTTTAGGCGGTAAAGGAACCGCGAACGAAATCGCCAAAATGACTGGCGTAAGATTATTCCACATAAAAAGCTTCCTAGGTGACAACGTCTACATAACCCGCGGCGTAAACACACCTCACCCACGCGCAGGAGACCTAGAAATCCTGCTCTCTTACTCAGGCGAAACCCGCCCTGTCATCTTGTGGGCTGATGTCATCAAAAAATTCGCGGGCACCGTGTTTGCTATAACCGCAAACAAAAACTCCGCTCTTGCCAAAAAAGCTGACCTCAAAATCATCCTTCCCGAAGAGCCTAAACCCAACTTCCCCAGACGATTCTACACCCGCGCCGCCTACGTGCTAAGCCCAATCCCCGTCAAACTTGCGGAAAGACTCGCTGAACGCGGCTTAAACCTGCCCGAATACATCATCAGCTGGTACCACTCAGTAACTCAATAA
- the dnaJ gene encoding molecular chaperone DnaJ — MAEKRDYYEVLGVAKNASKDQIKDSYRKLALQYHPDRNKAPDAEEKFKEISEAYAVLSDDQKRQKYDTLGHTGFDQQYTSEDIFRGADFDSIFRDMGFGDLFRTIFGGGGFGGYEERNRGQDLGFDLEISLEEAARGAEREIEIPRTEPCEVCGGSGAAAGTTTKTCSRCGGAGRVQNMHKVGFATYMQVGACPTCKGKGKIIETPCSNCRGSGVMRKRRKITVKIPAGVDEGLQLRLRGEGDYAPNGGEPGDLYVQVHVRQNPYFIREGDDLWHVAVVSYPQAALGAEITVPTLEGPTPIKIRPGTQVGEVVTLRGKGMPRFRGYGRGDLLVRIGISVPDKLTGPQRELLEQLAKEFGSDVSKKGKFRL; from the coding sequence ATGGCGGAAAAACGAGACTACTATGAGGTTTTAGGCGTTGCAAAAAACGCGTCTAAAGACCAAATCAAAGACTCCTACAGGAAACTGGCGCTCCAATACCACCCTGACCGCAACAAAGCCCCTGATGCGGAAGAAAAATTCAAAGAAATCAGCGAGGCTTATGCGGTTCTTAGCGATGACCAGAAACGCCAAAAATACGATACTTTAGGTCACACTGGCTTTGACCAACAATACACTAGCGAGGATATTTTCCGTGGTGCAGATTTTGACTCGATTTTCCGTGACATGGGTTTTGGCGACTTATTCCGCACTATCTTTGGTGGCGGCGGTTTTGGTGGTTACGAGGAACGTAACCGGGGTCAAGATTTAGGGTTTGACCTTGAAATCAGCCTTGAAGAAGCCGCTAGAGGCGCGGAACGCGAGATTGAAATTCCCCGCACTGAACCCTGTGAAGTCTGTGGCGGGTCTGGCGCGGCGGCGGGCACAACAACCAAGACGTGTAGTCGTTGTGGCGGGGCGGGTCGTGTGCAGAATATGCATAAGGTAGGTTTTGCCACGTACATGCAGGTTGGCGCGTGCCCCACTTGTAAGGGGAAGGGCAAAATTATCGAGACGCCTTGCAGTAACTGTCGCGGGTCTGGCGTTATGCGTAAGCGGCGAAAAATTACCGTTAAAATACCTGCTGGCGTGGATGAGGGGTTGCAACTTCGGTTGCGCGGCGAGGGCGATTATGCTCCTAACGGCGGTGAACCCGGCGACCTCTATGTGCAGGTGCATGTTCGGCAAAATCCCTATTTCATCCGGGAGGGTGATGACCTCTGGCATGTGGCTGTCGTTAGTTATCCGCAGGCAGCTTTGGGTGCTGAAATCACTGTCCCAACTCTTGAGGGTCCGACTCCGATAAAAATCCGTCCTGGAACACAGGTCGGGGAAGTTGTGACACTGCGGGGTAAGGGGATGCCGCGTTTTCGCGGTTACGGTCGCGGTGATTTGTTGGTGCGCATAGGCATTTCGGTTCCTGATAAGTTGACGGGTCCACAGCGCGAGCTACTTGAGCAGTTGGCTAAGGAGTTCGGCTCGGATGTTTCTAAGAAGGGCAAATTCCGCCTCTGA
- a CDS encoding DUF308 domain-containing protein codes for MSDSKSSGGYRALEIILGIIALAVGILALIYPEGIIVTIVVLFAIALLIVGVLRLATAASSALTTASRSTNAVIGILAIIVALIILFFPGLATATIVILLGIGLFIYAIGRIAVGGTGVNLSGGLRALLIVMGILIAVFAIIIIFFPIIGVYTWAFFVSIVFLLIGIESLASGIMGVPLI; via the coding sequence ATGAGCGATTCAAAAAGTTCGGGCGGCTACCGCGCGTTAGAAATCATTTTGGGGATAATTGCGTTAGCAGTGGGAATTTTAGCGTTGATTTATCCCGAAGGCATCATAGTTACAATCGTTGTTTTGTTCGCAATTGCTCTTCTGATAGTCGGTGTCCTTCGGCTGGCAACTGCAGCGTCTTCAGCACTTACAACGGCAAGTAGAAGCACCAACGCGGTTATTGGCATCTTGGCGATAATTGTTGCACTAATTATACTGTTTTTCCCAGGTCTTGCGACAGCCACAATTGTGATACTTCTGGGTATCGGTCTCTTTATTTACGCCATTGGGCGCATCGCAGTCGGCGGAACAGGCGTCAACCTATCAGGTGGTCTGCGAGCATTACTCATAGTGATGGGCATCTTGATCGCAGTCTTTGCAATAATCATAATTTTCTTCCCGATAATCGGAGTCTACACGTGGGCGTTCTTTGTATCTATCGTGTTCCTCTTAATCGGCATTGAAAGCTTAGCTTCAGGAATCATGGGCGTCCCTCTAATTTAG
- a CDS encoding elongation factor Tu gives MGNITVAVLGAQGYSGTIAKKGTSTDITLYDLKKGEATVTLIEPTRYPERLAPLFYACALATKALVVVDELSAGLGEQLVMLQCSGIKSGYFILRNYIPKEKILPLIKGTSLETFEFLEDDANMLREKLLAEAAQIKPAEDQTIGTVPVDHAFNVKGVGVVILGIVIKGSIQKHANLKVLPGTKTAQVRSIQKHDDEFESAGLGDRVGFALKNVDVEDLDRGAVLTNDPEVKSSNKLQAQATLVKYWQTPLKEGMVMHVGHWAQFVTAKVDSVSDAGDWRKPTVTFSLDKPLVYQPKDQAVLMYLEGAKLRIAGTLELS, from the coding sequence ATGGGTAACATCACAGTCGCCGTCCTTGGCGCACAAGGTTACAGCGGAACCATAGCAAAGAAAGGTACATCCACAGACATCACTCTCTACGACCTAAAAAAAGGCGAAGCCACAGTCACCCTCATCGAACCTACCCGTTACCCCGAACGCCTCGCGCCGCTCTTCTACGCCTGCGCACTCGCCACCAAAGCCCTCGTAGTCGTGGACGAATTAAGTGCAGGTTTAGGCGAACAACTTGTTATGCTGCAATGTTCGGGCATCAAAAGCGGCTACTTCATTTTGCGAAATTATATTCCTAAAGAAAAAATCTTGCCCCTCATAAAAGGCACAAGCCTTGAAACCTTCGAATTCTTAGAAGACGACGCCAACATGTTGCGGGAGAAACTTTTAGCCGAAGCCGCCCAAATAAAACCCGCCGAGGACCAAACAATCGGAACCGTCCCCGTTGACCATGCCTTTAACGTGAAGGGAGTCGGCGTAGTCATCTTAGGCATAGTCATCAAAGGAAGCATCCAAAAACATGCCAACCTCAAAGTGTTGCCGGGCACAAAAACTGCACAGGTTCGCAGCATCCAAAAGCACGATGACGAATTTGAATCTGCAGGCTTGGGCGACCGTGTTGGGTTTGCTTTGAAGAACGTGGATGTTGAGGACCTTGACCGCGGCGCTGTCTTAACCAATGACCCCGAGGTGAAATCCTCCAACAAACTGCAGGCGCAAGCGACGCTTGTTAAGTATTGGCAGACTCCGCTAAAGGAGGGTATGGTTATGCATGTTGGGCATTGGGCGCAGTTTGTAACCGCCAAAGTGGATTCAGTATCTGACGCGGGTGACTGGCGAAAACCAACCGTAACATTTAGTCTTGATAAGCCTCTGGTTTATCAGCCTAAAGACCAAGCGGTGCTGATGTATCTTGAGGGCGCCAAGCTAAGAATTGCAGGAACCCTCGAGCTCTCTTAA
- the rpl12p gene encoding 50S ribosomal protein P1, whose translation MENIYAAMLLHKAGKEINEDSVTKVLEAAGLTVDAVQVKALVASLSEVNIDEAIKAAPTMMAAAPVAAAAAESKPAAAPAEDKKKKAEDEKAKEEAALEGLGALFG comes from the coding sequence ATGGAAAACATTTACGCAGCAATGCTCCTTCACAAGGCAGGTAAAGAAATAAACGAAGATTCCGTAACAAAAGTTCTCGAAGCAGCAGGACTCACTGTTGACGCAGTCCAGGTTAAAGCACTCGTAGCTTCACTTAGCGAAGTAAACATTGATGAAGCAATCAAAGCAGCCCCAACCATGATGGCAGCAGCTCCAGTTGCAGCCGCAGCAGCAGAATCCAAGCCAGCAGCAGCTCCAGCAGAAGACAAGAAGAAGAAAGCTGAAGACGAAAAAGCCAAGGAAGAAGCAGCACTAGAAGGATTAGGCGCCCTATTCGGGTAA
- a CDS encoding RNA methyltransferase, whose product MSKKKVSIAIPASVISDTPHLREKTGKIGLIGRAAAIFRIDEIIVYPDDARVDQRRDLELMALLLNYLETPQYLRKRMFALQPSLEYAGILPPLRTPNHPSSGKTKHLQLGEYREGQVFSETKEGLRVDIGVQQPALLRQREFSIGDRLTTQVVNLGEHVEVQVVNRDDVPQYWAYKVRVEKRPFGQIVQDKDFDLRIATARIGDNFNEVAGKINAKLMGSERVLVGFGAPSRGLHEIVEDEGLKLAELVDFVVNTVPNQGTVTVRTEEALLATLAVFNLQLSY is encoded by the coding sequence ATGAGTAAAAAGAAAGTCTCAATAGCCATTCCCGCCTCCGTCATATCGGACACGCCGCATCTTCGAGAAAAAACAGGCAAAATCGGGTTAATCGGACGAGCAGCAGCAATTTTCCGCATAGACGAAATCATAGTTTACCCAGACGACGCCAGAGTAGATCAACGCCGCGACCTCGAACTAATGGCATTGTTGTTGAATTATTTGGAGACGCCTCAGTATTTGCGGAAGCGGATGTTTGCGTTGCAACCCAGCCTCGAATACGCAGGCATACTCCCCCCACTGCGTACACCTAACCATCCATCCAGCGGCAAAACCAAACACCTCCAACTCGGTGAATACCGCGAAGGACAGGTTTTCTCTGAAACAAAAGAAGGCTTAAGGGTAGATATCGGCGTTCAACAACCTGCTCTGCTGAGGCAAAGAGAATTCTCCATCGGTGACCGCTTAACTACACAGGTGGTAAACCTTGGCGAACATGTCGAAGTTCAAGTCGTTAACCGCGACGATGTACCTCAATATTGGGCATATAAAGTCCGCGTCGAGAAACGACCCTTTGGGCAAATAGTACAGGACAAGGACTTTGATTTGCGGATTGCCACCGCACGCATCGGCGACAACTTCAATGAGGTTGCAGGAAAAATCAACGCGAAATTGATGGGCAGCGAACGGGTGTTGGTCGGGTTTGGTGCTCCATCTCGGGGGCTACATGAAATTGTTGAAGACGAGGGCCTAAAGCTTGCGGAGCTGGTGGATTTTGTTGTTAACACGGTTCCCAATCAAGGCACTGTGACGGTTCGCACTGAAGAGGCGCTTTTGGCGACGCTTGCTGTTTTTAATTTGCAGCTAAGTTACTGA
- a CDS encoding bifunctional phosphoglucose/phosphomannose isomerase, which translates to MEDYFVSTPILDDPEKIKSADKSDMLKYCIHAAQHYRKAADIAESITTNYPKPSNIIVAGMGGSAIGGDLLKDWCKNKLSVPIEVNREYHLPAYADNKTLVLITSYSGDTEETLSNYLDALQRKCMIFCVTSGGVLLKDAQKRGIPSIQVPGVMPPRAALPYMFVPLIIYLQKAGLIAGALEELDEAIEVMEHISIENGPEKLTRDNFAKTTAYYIGETAPVVYGFGVFRSVAQRFKQQFNENSKSAAKWEFFPELNHNEIVGWESRDEQCKYFSVILIRDIDNEPFEIADRIDVTQQILERKGLIMFELKVQGKSPLAKMLSTIVIGDFISVYLAVLRKADPTPVATINYLKESLKQNGFREKIIEELEKL; encoded by the coding sequence ATGGAGGATTACTTTGTGTCCACGCCCATTTTAGATGACCCCGAAAAAATAAAATCCGCTGATAAAAGTGACATGCTAAAGTACTGTATCCACGCTGCACAGCATTACCGAAAAGCAGCAGATATAGCAGAGTCAATAACAACCAATTATCCTAAACCAAGCAACATCATTGTGGCAGGCATGGGCGGCTCAGCCATAGGCGGCGACCTACTAAAGGACTGGTGCAAAAACAAGCTATCTGTTCCCATCGAGGTAAACCGCGAATATCATCTCCCCGCCTACGCAGATAACAAAACACTGGTACTAATCACTAGTTACTCAGGCGACACCGAAGAAACCCTCAGTAACTACCTTGATGCCTTGCAACGTAAATGCATGATTTTCTGCGTTACAAGCGGTGGGGTCTTACTCAAAGACGCCCAGAAACGTGGCATCCCCTCCATTCAGGTTCCCGGCGTCATGCCCCCCCGAGCAGCCTTGCCCTACATGTTTGTTCCCCTGATAATTTATCTCCAAAAGGCAGGATTAATCGCAGGTGCCCTTGAGGAATTAGACGAAGCCATCGAGGTTATGGAACATATCAGCATCGAAAACGGTCCTGAAAAGCTAACTCGAGACAATTTTGCCAAAACAACCGCATACTATATCGGTGAAACCGCCCCCGTTGTCTATGGCTTCGGCGTTTTTCGCAGCGTTGCCCAACGCTTTAAGCAGCAATTCAACGAAAACAGCAAATCTGCCGCAAAATGGGAGTTTTTCCCCGAATTAAACCATAACGAAATCGTAGGCTGGGAAAGCCGCGACGAACAATGCAAGTATTTCTCGGTAATTCTCATTCGCGACATCGACAATGAACCCTTTGAAATCGCCGACAGAATCGATGTAACCCAACAGATCTTAGAGCGAAAGGGGCTCATAATGTTTGAGCTAAAAGTGCAGGGTAAAAGCCCGCTGGCAAAGATGCTGTCCACGATTGTTATCGGCGACTTCATCAGCGTCTACTTAGCTGTGCTGCGCAAAGCAGACCCCACACCTGTAGCAACCATAAACTACCTCAAAGAAAGCCTCAAACAAAACGGGTTCAGAGAAAAAATAATCGAGGAATTAGAAAAGCTGTAG
- a CDS encoding nitroreductase family protein has protein sequence MDFADVITSRKSIRDYANKAVEEEKLTQILEAARWAPSWANRQCARYIVVKDKARIEKICGKFSWIKQAPVVIVACADPKESGFRNGMDYYLVDVGIALQQLVLAASNLGLGTCWIGAFDEASVKAALGVPGDVKVVALTPLGYPAEDSEASRRVRAAVGADQRKNLEEIVHKEKW, from the coding sequence ATGGACTTTGCGGATGTAATTACTTCGCGAAAAAGCATTCGAGACTATGCTAACAAGGCTGTAGAGGAAGAGAAGTTAACACAGATTTTAGAGGCGGCACGTTGGGCGCCTTCATGGGCAAACAGGCAATGCGCCAGATACATTGTTGTTAAAGACAAAGCCCGAATTGAAAAAATCTGTGGCAAATTTAGCTGGATAAAGCAGGCACCCGTTGTGATTGTGGCGTGTGCTGACCCTAAAGAGTCAGGTTTCCGCAACGGCATGGACTACTACCTCGTTGATGTTGGTATTGCGTTGCAGCAGTTGGTTTTGGCCGCCTCTAACCTTGGGTTAGGAACTTGCTGGATAGGTGCCTTCGATGAAGCGTCAGTTAAAGCGGCTCTTGGCGTTCCTGGCGATGTAAAGGTGGTGGCTTTGACGCCGTTGGGGTATCCTGCAGAAGATAGCGAAGCAAGTAGACGTGTCCGTGCAGCCGTGGGTGCTGATCAAAGAAAAAACCTAGAAGAGATTGTGCATAAGGAAAAATGGTGA